The Streptomyces fungicidicus nucleotide sequence TCGCTGACGACCGTGCCCGCGCCGATGACGGCGGGGCCGACGATGCGGGAGTTGACGATCCGCGCGCCCTCCTCCACGACCACCCGGCCGATGGTCTCCGAGCGGTCGTCGACCCGGCCGTCGATGCGGCGCTCGACGCCTTCGAGGACGGAGCGGTTGACCTCCAGCATGTCGACGACGTTGCCGGTGTCCTTCCAGTACCCCTGGATGACGGTGCAGCGCACGTCGGCGCGGGAGTCGATCAGGTGCTGGAGGGCGTCGGTGATCTCGAGTTCGCCGCGCCAGGAGGGTTTCACGGCGCGCACCGCCTCGTGGACGGCCGGGGTGAAGAGGTAGACGCCGACCAGGGCGAGGTCGCTCTTGGGGGCGTCCGGTTTCTCCTCCAGGCCGATCACCCTCCCGGCCGGGTCGAGTTCGGCGACTCCGAAGGAGCGGGGGTCGGCGACGTGGGTGAGCAGGATCTGCGCGTCGGGCCGATTCCGGCGGAACTCCTCGACGAGGCCGGTGATTCCGCCGACGATGAAGTTGTCCCCGAGATACATGACGAAGTCGTCGTCGCCCAGCCAGTCCCGGGCGATCAGGACGGCGTGGGCGAGTCCGAGGGGCTGTTCCTGGGCGATGTAGGTGACCTGCAGACCGAAACCGGATCCGTCGCCGACGGCGTCCTCGATCTCCGCGGCCGTGTCACCCACGATGATTCCGACCTCGGTGACGCCCGCGTCAGCCAGGGATTCCAACCCGTAGAAGAGCACGGGTTTGTTGGCGACGGGCACGAGTTGTTTCGCCGAGGTGTGGGTGATCGGCCTCAGCCGGGTTCCGGCGCCGCCGGACAGCACGAGAGCCTTCATCTGACTCACCATAGTCGTGTTCCGGCGCGGGGAACGTCACTTGCTTTACTCGTTCATTACGAAAATCCGATGAGAGGACCGATGAGTCGCCCGGATACTCGCTAATCCTCACCTCGCACGATGTTTCCCTCAAAACCGGTGTGCGGGGAGGTGGCGGTGGCACCGCGGTACACGGCCGGCAGGCAGGTGCGCAGCTGCTCCCTGCCGCGCAGTCGCCGGGCTCGCGCCCAGCCGGTCTCCGGCCGGCGGAGCCGGGGTTTGTCAGTGGTCTCCGTGGTCACGACACATCATCTTCCTTCTGGTCCGCTGCCCTCC carries:
- a CDS encoding glucose-1-phosphate thymidylyltransferase; translated protein: MKALVLSGGAGTRLRPITHTSAKQLVPVANKPVLFYGLESLADAGVTEVGIIVGDTAAEIEDAVGDGSGFGLQVTYIAQEQPLGLAHAVLIARDWLGDDDFVMYLGDNFIVGGITGLVEEFRRNRPDAQILLTHVADPRSFGVAELDPAGRVIGLEEKPDAPKSDLALVGVYLFTPAVHEAVRAVKPSWRGELEITDALQHLIDSRADVRCTVIQGYWKDTGNVVDMLEVNRSVLEGVERRIDGRVDDRSETIGRVVVEEGARIVNSRIVGPAVIGAGTVVSDSYVGPFTSVAENCRITDSELEFSIVLRDSSIDGVGRIEASLIGRHVEVTPAPSVPSAHRLVLGDHSKVQIHS